The DNA region GGCGCGAGGCGGCGGATGTCTTGCGGTTCTTTGGCGGCGACGATTTCCTCGGCGTCGTCAACATCCGGGTCTCCGTCGAGGAAAATCTCAGCGAAAAGAGCCGCTTCGAAGGCGCTAAGGCCCGTCACCTTGATCTGACGCAAATGCTCGCCGATCTCTATCCGATCGGCAAGATCGCGACGAGCGGCTTTGCGGTGGCGCTGTGGCTCGCCGATCTGCAGTTGCCGGGCAAGATCCTGCTTGCCGGCTTTTCGGCGAAACGGAGCGAGAAGTGGAAGGTGTTCGACGTGCACGATTGGACGTTCGAGCAGATCTTCCTGCGTCTCTTTGCGCGCATGGGATCGATCTCGATGATGGGCGGCGTCGATGCCAGCCCCTATTCGGCGCTCGCCAAACGGTTTCCTGAGGTGCCGCCGATCGAGATCGCGATGACTGCGGCTGAGGTCTTGTCGGAGCGGCTCGACAATACGAACAGCCAGATCGACAGGCTGATGTCCGTCACCAAGTTCATCCGCGCCGTCGACAATTTCTTTCGGCGGTTCAAACCGAAAACCCGCAAGCAGCGTTTTCTCGAAAAGTCGAAGGGATGACTGTCGCGGGCCTTTGCTAACAGGCGTGGGTGGCCACGAAAGCTGTTGCCGATACTGGCGATCAAGGTGGACAATGGAACAACAGAACGTTCGAATATTTGTGGGATTCGATCCCAAGGAAGTGGTCGCCTACCACGTTCTCGTGCAGAGCATCATCGAGAAGTCGTCGATCCCGATCGAGTTCTCGCCCATTGCGCTCTCCAACCTTGGCGGGATTTTCACCCGCCAGCGCAACGCGATGCAATCCACGGAGTTTTCCTTCTCGCGTTTCCTGACGCCCTATCTCAGCGGTTACGACGGCTGGAGCATCTTCATGGATTGCGACATGCTGATGCGTGCCGATATCGCCGAGCTTTGGGCATTGCGCGACGAGCGTTACGCCGCCA from Rhizobium sp. NLR16a includes:
- a CDS encoding 3-deoxy-manno-octulosonate cytidylyltransferase, encoding MEAIPSDNKATTTPDGGFNFLTPEAWKALLSGYSHIVLVANSEAVDIERLRSELPETALYVFFNKVYKVLDEPFVGHSMLVARSDVMGAHIVHRREAADVLRFFGGDDFLGVVNIRVSVEENLSEKSRFEGAKARHLDLTQMLADLYPIGKIATSGFAVALWLADLQLPGKILLAGFSAKRSEKWKVFDVHDWTFEQIFLRLFARMGSISMMGGVDASPYSALAKRFPEVPPIEIAMTAAEVLSERLDNTNSQIDRLMSVTKFIRAVDNFFRRFKPKTRKQRFLEKSKG